TTGTAAAGGGACCGACATATTCAAAATATCTGTCCCTTTACATAAGGATCTATTGCTTACCCTTAGCTACTGTCCACCCATCGGACTATGACCGCATATTGTCCCTAGACTAGTTTGTTAGGTTATCTGCCAATAGTTTTAATTCTTTGGACATCAGCACAACATCATGTATAGATGCAGCAATTTCCTCTACGGAAGCAGATTGTTCCTCTGACACTGCCGCTATCTGATGCGTCTGTCCACTTAGTTCCTGAATAGCAGACCTGATTAAATTGAGTGTATCGGAAATCTCTTTAACTGACCCGGTTGTACGGCCAGCCAACTTTCTTATTTCCTCCGCAACCACATTAAACCCTCTTCCCTGCTCCCCAGCCCTGGCAGCCTCAATGGCTGCATTTAAGCCAAGGAGATGGGTTTGAGCTGCAACGTCTTTAATTAGATTCAGAACCACATCTGTTTTTTGTACATTTTCATTGATTGCATCAGCTTGTCCCGATAAATTACTGGCAGTTGCAGCCAATTGCTGAGAGGCAGCCGAAAGATTGGTTGTGGTTTGACTTATTGTATCCATGGATGTTTCTAATTTTTTTGCATCTTCAAGTAACGCTTCCTGTGTAGTAGTAGGCTGGCCAACGGAGATAGTACCAACCACTTGGTTATTTCCATCAAAGATAGGAGAACCCATGCCGATGTATGGTACACCGTACAGATGGCTACCCACCTTTCTTATAACTCTTCTCTTACTATGTAATATTTGCTCTGTAATACTGCCCTGCCTAATGGGGTCACCTATTTTAATTCCTAAATCTAGTGAAGAACCAGACTCATAGTAGACAAATTTCTCATTGTCACTCACAACAACCACTACCTCTGGACCTAAAAGATTTTTGAAGCTCTTTGCTGTATTAATGATTTCTTGCCAATCCTGTCCGTACATAGCCCCATCTCCCCTGTAAAAAATAAAACATACCCTCACTGCTTGGTGTAATTATGCTGCCTGGCTATCATTGCAAATGCATTAGACCCATGGCTTTGCGTCCCTACCTTTCAAGATTTACCCATTTTTGAAGTGAAATTCCCAGTAGCATATTCTACAATATTCTACATTTTTCTACAAAATCCTACTATTTGTTTTATGATCTTTATAATATAGTTTTATTTAGAGGAGCTATCAGAAGTAAATTTAACAAAAACGTGACATTCTTGTGACCAGTTTGTAAAAATATATTGGTATATTTATATTAATAAAGAAACTAGGAGGTGTTATGTTTGAAAAAAGTATTGGGTATGGTAGTATTACTGGCAATGGTGGCAATGTTTGTGGTACCTGCCTTTGCAGATGAAGCTACCGACAACCAAGCACAGGCATGGTTTAATCAAATGTTTCAAAACAAAAAAGCCTGGGTAGACCAAGCTGTAAAGGATGGGCGTCTGACCACGGAACAGGGTAAACTTTACAATGAACATTTTGATCAAATGTACAAGTTCCACCAAGAAAATGGTTATACCTGTCCCATGGGTGGCCCTGGTGGCGGTATGGGATACGGTAGAGGTTTTGGATCTGGAATGGGTAATGGACCCGGTTATAATGCACAACAATAATTAAGTCAATTAAACCCCAGGGTAACCTGGGGTTTAATTGACTTAAGGAATACCCGAAAAATTAATCTAAAAATTTTAAGGTGGCATTAGTAATATGGTTAATTATTTGTTGATCCTTCAATATTTTTACAAAATCATCTTTTTCAATAACTAAATATGGTTTGATGCTTCCTTTATCATGAAGTATTTCTGGTGCCAGAACCCCATTTTTAACATCAACCATCGAGAAACCGGCTAGATGCAGTGTATAATTTTCTACTGCAACACCTTTATCTGTGACATGGATCCCCAGCCTATAATTCATCACAGATAGTTGACCTTTTAAAATTCCAAAAATAAACGGGTGCTTTTGTGTAACAGAATCAATAAGCTTGTTATGAAGGGCTACCAACCTCTCCTTAACAAAAAGATTAAAATCTTCCAATGAACCCCCCCCTTACACAATACTGTTCTATTATATTTAACTAGAGTAGTTCATATGAAAGACACATGGAAGTAACCCCTCGACAAATTATTATTTTGGAGGCTGCTTTAGTAGACCTCTCAGGGCCTCAATAATAGAATTGTCATTTTTATCTATCATTGATTTAACGGTATTCCTAAGCTTTTTGGTTTTGGCCAATTGCTCCGCAGCACTACTTGCTTCCTTCAGCATCCCAACAATTTCTTCCGACGTTTTCACCTGTTTTGTTTTCTTCACATGCTCCCCTCCTTCTACCCATGAATTCGGTATATAAAGGACTAACTTTAGAACTTTAAAATAGGATGAAAAAAGCCCCAAAGACCCCGTCAGTTAATCTAAATCTTGGTCATACAATAACTCCATGCATAGGCTAGACAGAAGAATTAATCCGTTCTTTTTAACAAAAAATCTTCGACACTCAAAACCTTCAATGTAACCTGACCAGCTTGCATATAGCCTATTTACCTCTGCCTTATCTATATCATTGATATCATTCAAAGGTATTTCCCTTTCATACTTAGCAGCCAGATAATGGGCTATATTTTCCTGAGCCATTTCCTTCTCAATTACCCCAATGTCCTCTACATAACCTTTATCAATTAATCCATTTAGATATATTCCAAAACTCTTTAGTGTTCCTTTTATGTTCATATTTTCAACCCCTTCCACCGCATACTTCGGCAAAAAGGGAAACTTCCCCTTCACACAAATTACGACATATAGCAAATGATTGTTCTATTTTAAAACAGGTTTTTATGTGTAGCTCCCTTACTGAGCATTTTTATTATTAAGGAGCCTATAGTATTCATTGAGCACTTTATTCAACTCTTGACTGGCTTTAATCACTTCAGGATCTGTTAATGTCTTGCTACCTCCGGTACTATGTAACTTTTGCCTGAGTTCATTAATTAATTTAAGAATTTCCTCTTTATCCTTTGGCACTTTCATCCCTCCAAGCTTTTTCTTAGTTTATCCAAGCTGCTTTTAAAATACAAAAATCTCTAGTTTCCAATTTTTTAATTTTTTTCAACTAAAGGTTTGATGATTTAGCTTACAGAAATAAAAAACATATTATACTTCATTTTAAAAGAATCAACACCATATTGGAGGCTATAAAACAGAAAGGATGTGTTCAAATTGAATTATCAAAATCGACTACAACAATTAACTGAGCTAATAAAAAAAGCAGGAAAAACCATAGCCTTAACCGGAGCCGGCATCAGTACCGAAAGTGGCATCCCCGATTTTCGAAGTAAAAATACTGGACTTTGGAATCAATATGATCCTCAGGAAGTGGCTAGCATTCAGGCCCTCAAAAAAAATCCGGAATCATTTTATGCCCTTAACTTTCAATGGTGGGATGTTTGTTTGAAGGCAAAACCTAATAACGCCCATTTCGCCCTAGCTAGGCTTGAAAAAATGGGGTGGCTTCTGGGTGTTATTACCCAAAATATTGATGGACTGCATCAGCATGCTGGATCAAAGAGGGTTTGGGAAGTGCATGGGAATTTAAAGGGATGTTCCTGCCTATCCTGTAAAAAACAATTTGATATGGGTCAACTGCATAAACAGCTTCGATGTCCTTTCTGTGGTGGACTATTGCGTCCCGATGTAGTTTTATTTGGTGACGCCATGCCCGAGGATTTTTTTATGGCTGAAAAGGTTATGTCCGGTTGTCAGTTACTACTGGTGATTGGTAGCAGCCTGCAGGTATATCCAGTGGCAAGCCTACCCCAACTATCCAGTAAAACTGTTATCATTAACAAGGAACCCACTACCTGGGACAAACATTCCGACGTGGTCTTTCATGAACCGGCCAGCCAAGTACTCTGCGATCTTGTAGATTCTTTAAACAATCTACAAGGACCCTTTTATACAGGGGGTGATAAAACTATCCACAAGATCTAGTCAACAAATACTAAAAGAATTTCAAATGATACCAGATATTGGTAAATCAATAGCTAAGGATCTTTTTGATATGGGATATCGATCTATCGACGAGCTTAAAAACAATAATCCAGAAAGAATGTATGACAAACTCTGCTTAGTAAAAAGAACTAAAGTTGATAGGTGTATGCTTTATGTATTCCGCTGTGCTACTTATTATGCAACCTTTGAAATTCATGCCCCAGAGCTTCTGAAATGGTGGAACTGGAAAGACTGACAATTTAAGATAATCGGTTGTTATGGTACAAGTAATATGTTACCATAGGCAATAAACTTACCAGCAGAGGTGAAAAAAATTGCCAAAAGAGCATCCTAGTATTTCGAAATCACTGAGAACTACAGGTATACTATTTATTATTATCAGCTTCTTTGTATACCAAAAGGTAGAATTCGGGTTACTGGGGATTGGTTTCTTTGTCCTAGGTACAATGCAGTTTAAGTGGCCAAAGAAATAATGAAGAAGAAAGAAAGAAAGGAGGACAATTATGGGTGGCGGACCAAATTTAACCTATCATCGCTCTGATACTCCCCCTGCTTGTTATCAGGAGGTTCGTTTTGGTACTCGTGGGACTGCCTGCTTACGTTTTGGTTGTACCCCTGCCTGTGTTGCTTGTTCCTACTCCCGTGCCAAAAATACTCCAGCCTGTTATGAAAGCCTGCCAGGGTTTCCGGAGGATTGTATTTCACCCTACTTTATTCCAGAATGCAAAATTTTTTGTAAATTTGCGCAATCTAATTAGTTACGGATTTTTTACAAGGCATTCTTGATATGTTTTATTTCTTGAACACTACCCTCTTTATTAAAATAGACCCCAATTACATCAAAGCGGCAAGAAATCTTGGCAAACTCGGATTTGGTCAATAAAAATTGCTGGGCCAGCATTCTGAGTTTGTTTTGTTTTCTGTAATTCACACTCTCTTCAGGGACACCAAAGGCCCTCCCAGAACGGGAACGAACTTCTAAGAAAACCAACATACCTACAGGATCCCAAGCAATAATATCCAGTTCCCCAATTTTACAACGATAATTTCTTTCCATTATATTATATCCTAGATTTTGAATGTATTTACAGGCTTCTTCCTCTCCCTTATTCCCCAGGGCCTTACGCTGAATACTCATGTTTCACTTCCCCTCTCTCTTTTCTATAGTAAAATTTTTATACTTTTCTATATCTAAAAAAGCTCTATGTAGACTTATGATTTGAGGTCTACATAGAGCAACAACTTAGCTAACAAACAGACAACTTTATTTACTAAAAAACTATTTTAACAGGAAGGATTGAGCAGCCATATTAGCAACTTCCGCCAATGGACCCGGGTAAATTCCTAAAATAATGGTAGCTACCATCGTAATTACCAGGGTTATGGTTGCAGCACCTCCCACATGAATAGGAGCCGATTCCTTAGGTTCATCCCTAAACATCACTAGGGCAACTCTTAAGTAATAATATACCGACACCATACTCATAATTAGACCCAAATATACAAGCCACATATGGTTCTCGACCACTGTTTTGAAAAGGTAGAATTTGCCCACAAAGCCAGCCAAGGGTGGAATCCCAGCCATGGATAGGAGACAGATCAGCATCACACTGGCTGCCAGAGGAGCCCTTTGGATGAGACCTGCATAATCTCTAATTTCATCACTGTTGGTTTGATTACTAACGATAGCCACTACCGTAAAAGCACCGATGGTCGCAAAAACATAGAGAAAAGCATAAAACATAACACCCTTAATACCTGCTTCCGTGGCAGATACCAATCCAACCATTATATAGCCTGCCTGAGCAATACTGGAGTAAGCAAGCATCCTTTTAATATTAGTTTGCGGAATGGCCACAAGGTTGCCAATCAACATGCTTAGTGCAGCCAGGACTGCCACCAGTAAAGTCCACTGCTCTTGTATACCGCCAAAGCCGCCCGCAAATAACCTTAGTAAAACCGCAAAGGAAGCTGCCTTAGAACCGACGGCCAGAAAAGAGGTAACCGGGGTGGGAGCGCCTTCATAAACATCCGGCGACCACATATGAAAGGGAACAGCCGATATTTTAAAGCCCAGTCCGGCCACCAACATAACCACCCCCACAATCAACAGGGGTGTACTTCCTTTGTCAGCAATTTCTCGGGCCACTTCACCAATGAGGATCGTTCCTGTGGCACCATAGACCAAGCTTAGGCCGTAAAGCAATACCGCCGATGATAGGCCAGCCAACAGAATATACTTCATCCCTGCCTCTAAGGATTTCGCCTCAAAGGATCGAAAGGCCACCAGAATAACAAATGAAATGGTCATTAATTCAAGTCCAAGATACAGCGTAATAAAGTCACCGGCTGAAGCCATAACCACCATACCAAGGGTAGTAAAAATAACCGTAGAATAATATTCAAATTGATTCCCAACCTGTTTGTCTATATATCGGAAGGAACCTAAGACAACTAGGATAGCAGAGATTAGACACAATATTTTAAAAAAGGTAGCATATTGGTCTACCAAATACATACCGTCTAACAGGACTCCTTGGTTGGACCAATTAATGATGGTGATTCCTAGTACCAGTAACAGCCCCAGCAGTGCAAAACTTCCTAATCCTCTACGGGAATGGGAGGGAACCAATAGCCCCAATACAAATGTGGCTAAACCAAGTATAAACAAAGCCAGTTCAGTGGTTATTAAGGCAAAATTAAATTCCATTTTTATCTCCCCCCTAACTGCAGGGCTTCATTAATATGTGCCAGAATAGGCGCTACCCCGCTATTCACCATATCAAACAGCAGTGAGGGAAGTATTCCTCCAATGACCAGAACGCTACCCAGTACAACCAGCGGTACCAGTTCAGCTCCCCGAATGTCTTTAATATGGTTGTATTCTTCTCTGGCAGGTCCAAAGAGAGTGTTGGCACCGGCCCGTAGTACATACAACGCTGTTATAATAATTCCGGCAATGGCCACCACTGCCAGTAAACCAAAGCTCTTGAAGGATTGTACAAAAATTACAAACTCGGGCACGAAACTAATTAACCCCGGTAAACCCAAGGAAGCCAAGGCTGCCATCATAAAACCTACGGACAGCCGAGGTGCCTGATGGGATATCCCCCCTAGATCTGGAATCCAACGGGTATGGGTCTTTTCATAAATAAATCCAATCATAGAGAAGAACAAAGCTGCCATCACACCATGGGCAAACATATTCGCCACAGCCCCGTTAACCCCAATCACTTGTAGGGAAGCTACCCCCAGTAGTACATATCCCATGTGAGACACAGAGGAATAACCGACCACATATTTAAGATCTTTTTGGGCCAGTGCTCCCATTGCGGCATAGGCAACACCAATCACACCCAAAACTGCAATATAGGGAGCCCAAAATTTAGCACCCAAGGGCAGTACAAAAACAGCAAACCGAATCAGACCGTATCCCCCAATTTTCTTTAATACCCCTGCGTGAATCATAGAAACTGCAGTAGGGGCACCAGCATAGCCATCCGGTGACCAGGAATGGAAGGGCCACATGGAGAGCAGTGATCCAAATCCGATTAGCATTAATGCAAACATATAGATTTGGAACTGTTCCGGAAAGGCAACCTGTGCCAGTGCTTCAAAGCTCATATTGGGTACACCGGTTATGGCTACAGACTTTACAAAGGTAGCAATAACCCCTACCAGCAGGAAGGCAGATCCAATTAACAAATAAATGGTCAGCTTCATACCGGCATATTCTTTGGTAACTCTTTTTGAGCTCCCCCAGATGATAACCATAATGTAAATAGGAATAACCACTACTTCATAGAACAGCAAGAAGATAAACAAGTCTTGGGCTATAAAGGTTCCCATAACACCAGCAATTAAAATAAGTAAATAAATCATCAGTTCCTTGGCCCTTAGTGTTACATTCCAAGATGCAAACACGGCTGAAAAACCGATTAGATTGGTCAGCAGCAGCATCGGTAAACTCAAGCC
This genomic interval from Desulforamulus reducens MI-1 contains the following:
- a CDS encoding methyl-accepting chemotaxis protein; its protein translation is MYGQDWQEIINTAKSFKNLLGPEVVVVVSDNEKFVYYESGSSLDLGIKIGDPIRQGSITEQILHSKRRVIRKVGSHLYGVPYIGMGSPIFDGNNQVVGTISVGQPTTTQEALLEDAKKLETSMDTISQTTTNLSAASQQLAATASNLSGQADAINENVQKTDVVLNLIKDVAAQTHLLGLNAAIEAARAGEQGRGFNVVAEEIRKLAGRTTGSVKEISDTLNLIRSAIQELSGQTHQIAAVSEEQSASVEEIAASIHDVVLMSKELKLLADNLTN
- a CDS encoding DUF2680 domain-containing protein, yielding MLCLKKVLGMVVLLAMVAMFVVPAFADEATDNQAQAWFNQMFQNKKAWVDQAVKDGRLTTEQGKLYNEHFDQMYKFHQENGYTCPMGGPGGGMGYGRGFGSGMGNGPGYNAQQ
- a CDS encoding aspartyl-phosphate phosphatase Spo0E family protein, with product MPKDKEEILKLINELRQKLHSTGGSKTLTDPEVIKASQELNKVLNEYYRLLNNKNAQ
- a CDS encoding SIR2 family NAD-dependent protein deacylase, which encodes MNYQNRLQQLTELIKKAGKTIALTGAGISTESGIPDFRSKNTGLWNQYDPQEVASIQALKKNPESFYALNFQWWDVCLKAKPNNAHFALARLEKMGWLLGVITQNIDGLHQHAGSKRVWEVHGNLKGCSCLSCKKQFDMGQLHKQLRCPFCGGLLRPDVVLFGDAMPEDFFMAEKVMSGCQLLLVIGSSLQVYPVASLPQLSSKTVIINKEPTTWDKHSDVVFHEPASQVLCDLVDSLNNLQGPFYTGGDKTIHKI
- a CDS encoding helix-hairpin-helix domain-containing protein — encoded protein: MIKLSTRSSQQILKEFQMIPDIGKSIAKDLFDMGYRSIDELKNNNPERMYDKLCLVKRTKVDRCMLYVFRCATYYATFEIHAPELLKWWNWKD
- a CDS encoding YraN family protein, with product MSIQRKALGNKGEEEACKYIQNLGYNIMERNYRCKIGELDIIAWDPVGMLVFLEVRSRSGRAFGVPEESVNYRKQNKLRMLAQQFLLTKSEFAKISCRFDVIGVYFNKEGSVQEIKHIKNAL
- a CDS encoding NADH-quinone oxidoreductase subunit N — encoded protein: MEFNFALITTELALFILGLATFVLGLLVPSHSRRGLGSFALLGLLLVLGITIINWSNQGVLLDGMYLVDQYATFFKILCLISAILVVLGSFRYIDKQVGNQFEYYSTVIFTTLGMVVMASAGDFITLYLGLELMTISFVILVAFRSFEAKSLEAGMKYILLAGLSSAVLLYGLSLVYGATGTILIGEVAREIADKGSTPLLIVGVVMLVAGLGFKISAVPFHMWSPDVYEGAPTPVTSFLAVGSKAASFAVLLRLFAGGFGGIQEQWTLLVAVLAALSMLIGNLVAIPQTNIKRMLAYSSIAQAGYIMVGLVSATEAGIKGVMFYAFLYVFATIGAFTVVAIVSNQTNSDEIRDYAGLIQRAPLAASVMLICLLSMAGIPPLAGFVGKFYLFKTVVENHMWLVYLGLIMSMVSVYYYLRVALVMFRDEPKESAPIHVGGAATITLVITMVATIILGIYPGPLAEVANMAAQSFLLK
- a CDS encoding complex I subunit 4 family protein — translated: MSIPVLTITLLSPMLAAFVIMFIPKEEEKLCKWVAAAGTGTALLLSLYVYFGYDQTLGGLQWVDFGGPIPWIRDLGVSYYMAVDGLSLPMLLLTNLIGFSAVFASWNVTLRAKELMIYLLILIAGVMGTFIAQDLFIFLLFYEVVVIPIYIMVIIWGSSKRVTKEYAGMKLTIYLLIGSAFLLVGVIATFVKSVAITGVPNMSFEALAQVAFPEQFQIYMFALMLIGFGSLLSMWPFHSWSPDGYAGAPTAVSMIHAGVLKKIGGYGLIRFAVFVLPLGAKFWAPYIAVLGVIGVAYAAMGALAQKDLKYVVGYSSVSHMGYVLLGVASLQVIGVNGAVANMFAHGVMAALFFSMIGFIYEKTHTRWIPDLGGISHQAPRLSVGFMMAALASLGLPGLISFVPEFVIFVQSFKSFGLLAVVAIAGIIITALYVLRAGANTLFGPAREEYNHIKDIRGAELVPLVVLGSVLVIGGILPSLLFDMVNSGVAPILAHINEALQLGGR